The sequence GTGAGCGGTTATCTTTTGAGAAGTTAGATACCCAGTCATTTCTTCCTGCAAGCGTTAAATATAAAAAGTTGTCATAGTCAAAATCAGCTTGTGCATATACACCAGCGATGTTTCTTTCAGACGTTTGCTGAATTTCATTTTGGTTTAAGAAGTTGAAGTGTCTCAATACTCCAAATACCTGTTGACCATCACTGGCAACACCTTGCTGATTGAATTCCTCTCTTCTTGTAGTTGCACCAATGTTGAAAGTAGAACCAATCTTTTCTGTGATATCATAATCTCCGTTCAATACAAGGTTATGATCCCAAATAGTATTGGTGTTGTTCCAAGTTTCATAGATACCACTGGCCAATCTTACATCTCCAGAGTTACTATTGATACCACCTTTGTTTTGAAAGTTTGTATTTCCTTCACTATAAACATCCACACCAGCACGGTATACAATGTTTAGATTATCGTTAATTTCATACTGAACTGTAGCTTGTCCGAAAACCCTGTTGGTTTCCTGATTTGTTTCTGCGTTATTTACAGTCCAAAGTGGATGTTGGATAGAGTTGTTCTGTCTGTAGTATACACTACCACCAGTAACTGGGTCTTGAAACGGCAATCCTATAACATCTATACTTCTTGGAGTAAACCAAAGGTCACCAAATACAGAAGAACCTGTTCCGGTAGCACCGTTACCTTGACTCAAAGCAACTGGAGGTGAAACAAATTTAGTTCTTGCATAGTTTAATGTACCATTTATAGTAAACTTATTGGATAAAATAGCACGACCACCAACAGAAAGTGTGTTACGGTTAACACTGTTGTTAGGAGTAAAACCATTATCCTTAAGATAACCGTAGTTCATATTGTATCCAACTTTACCATCGTCAGAAGTTCCTCTAACGTTAATGGAAGTATTTGATACTGTACCTGTTTTAAAGAAGTTCTTTACACTGTCATAAGGTCTCCAATCGTAACGCGCTCCTTGAAATTCTGGGAACGCCGCTTGGATAGCTGCAGTTGAAGTTGAATATGGATGTGCAAGTGTTGCATTTTCATCAATTGCAGGCTGATTTCCATATCCTGAAGCTCCGCCTTCTGCGAAAGCTGGACCCCAGTTACTAAAGAACCATCCAAAGTTTTGATCAAATCCATTTCCATATACATCTTGGTAATCTGGAAGTGAAGCAATCTCATTAAAGAAAACCGAAGAATTAACAGTGATTTCAGTTTTCTTAGGTCCTTGTTGAGTTGAACCACCTTTAGTTGTAATTAAGATAACTCCGTTACGTCCTTGAGAACCATAAAGTGTAGCAGCGGCAAGTCCTTTAAGAACGTTGACACTTTCTATACTGTTTGGGTCTAAATCCAAGAATCTACTAGAACCATTGTTACCATTAACGAAATCTTGACGAGATCCGTTTCTTCCTGAAGGGTTGGTATCTGTACTAAAAGGAACACCATCCACAATGAACAGTGCTTGGTTACTACCACTAAAAGTTGTTTGACCCCTAATGATAATATTGGTACCAGAACCAGAAAGACCACTTTGTTGAGTGATCTGTACACCAGAAGCTTTACCTTGAAGCACACGAGCAACATCACCTTCGGCGCGTTGTTCAAGCTCCTCGGAACCTACTTCAGTCACGGCATAACCCAATGCTTGTTTCTCTCTTTTGATACCAAGAGCCGTAACAACTACTTCTTCAAGAGCTTGAGCGTCCTCCTGCATTTGAACGTTAACTACGCTCTCTGCGCCAACAGTCCTTCTCGCGGGTTTTTGCCCTATGTAAGTAAAAAGTAGTGCTTGACCTTGACTTGCACTAATAGCATAGTTTCCATCAAAATCTGTTTGAGTACCGTTAGTGGTACCTTCAACGACAATGTTAACTCCAGGCAACGGAAGTCCATCAGAATCCGTCACATTACCTGAAATCGTCTTGTCTTGTGCAAATGAAATTTGCACAACAAACGCCAATAACAGCGTTAACAATCCATTAAGTTTTGTTCTCATTTTAAAATTATTTGAATTAGCTAGGCGCTAAAATCATAATTTCATGTTAATAATCCAAACTAATTTTACTAAATTTTTAAGACAATGTTTTTAATTGGGTTAACCGTAAAATGATTCTTCATAATTATTAACTCTTCAATTATGGGTATTAAAAATTGTATTGAACGCAAATTTCCCTTATTTGAAGATTGCTTCAGAGGTGGTTCAAAAACCATTGGAGTTGTACAGGTTCTGATCTAATGCCCAAATTTGAAGACTTATTTGTTAAATATTGTTGACGAATGTTAAAAGACAATTTTAATTTGTAAATTATACCTTAATATATATACTACTATTATGAAGTCTATTTTTAGTGGAATTGTACTCTTTTTGTGTTTTACGTATTCAATGGCCCAGCAAAGTGCTAATGTTCAACCTGGCGTTATTGGTTCATATCAAAAAGGTTTACAAGGAATAGGTCCTGATTTTGGTAACAACCCAGCATCTGAGAATTTTTATAATCAAATGCGTGATAAGTTGGCCAATATGGGGATTGAACAAAAAATAGAATTAAAGGATATTGAAGGGTCTATATATTTGGAGGATGAATTTGTGTTGGGCACAATTTTCTTTAACGGTAATGAGGAGAGTAAAATGTATATGCGATATAATGCATTTAATGATGAATTTGAGATCAGGAAATCGAAGCTAAAGAAAGATGGAGTCCTTGCGCTGTTGAAGAATTCTAATATTTCATGTTCATTCGGGGGCGATAAATTTAAATACACTTCTTTTCTTGATGATAATAGCGTTAAGTCGTACGGCTATTTAAAAATGATATACTCCACGGATAATTACAAACTGTTTGAACAGAATAGAAAATTGTTCAAAGAAGGCAAGCGAGCAAAGACATCACACGCTGTGTCTTTTCCACATCGTTTTGTGGATGAGATCAACTATTATATTTCAATTGATGATAATGACCCAGTTCGTATCAGTAGAAGCAAAAAAGAGTTGGTTGATTTGTTTCGAGCTGAACATCAAAATAAAATTAAGCAATTTCTAAAAGAAAAAAATGTGGATCTAAAAAGTAGAAGTGGGTTGGTAAACCTGGTAGCTTTTAGTGGAACATTGTAAAACAGAAAAAGTAAAGGGTTTTTTGCTCTTTACCTCTTTGATGTCAAGGTCTTTCCATTTTCCTTATTGTTGTTGATTTTGGTTTTTTGAGATAGATTGCAAATTTAATCTGTAAGGATTTGAATTATTCCGAAATATCACTACATTTGCAGCCCTCAAAAAGAGGGTTGTTTACATTTATAACAAAAATTTTAATGCCAACAATTTCACAATTAGTACGAAAAGGAAGAGTCACAATTACCAAGAAGAGTAAATCGGCTGCTTTGGATTCGTGTCCTCAAAGACGAGGGGTTTGTACGCGTGTTTATACAACTACGCCAAAGAAACCAAATTCTGCAATGCGAAAAGTTGCAAGGGTAAGGTTGACAAATGGTAAGGAAGTTAACGCATACATCCCTGGTGAAGGTCACAATCTCCAAGAGCACTCGATAGTATTGGTTAGAGGTGGTAGAGTAAAGGATTTGCCAGGAGTTAGATATCATATCGTCCGTGGCGCATTGGATACTGCAGGTGTTGCGGGTAGAACACAGCGTAGGTCAAAATACGGTGCAAAACGTCCAAAAAAATAAGAAGAGATGAGAAAAAGACAGGCAAAGAAAAGACCGCTTTTACCAGATCCAAGATTTAACGATCAGCTTGTTACACGTTTTGTGAACATGATGATGTGGGATGGTAAGAAATCAGTTGCTTTTAAAGTTTTTTATGATGCAATTGATATTGTTGAGGAAAAAAATACTGACGAAGAAAAAACAGCTTTGGAGTTGTGGAAAGATGCACTTTCCAATGTAATGCCACACGTTGAGGTAAGAAGTAGAAGAGTGGGTGGTGCTACATTTCAAATTCCAATGCAAATCCGTCCAGATAGAAAGATTTCTACTGCGATGAAATGGTTGATTAGTTACTCTAGGAAGCGTAACGAAAAATCCATGGCGCAAAAATTGGCTGCAGAAGTTTTGGCTGCTGCAAAAGAAGAAGGCGCGGCGGTTAAGAAAAGAGTAGATACTCACAAGATGGCGGAAGCCAATAAAGCATTCTCTCACTTTAGATTCTAGTTGGTAAAATGTCAAGAGATTTAAAATTCACAAGGAATATAGGTATTGCAGCGCATATTGATGCTGGAAAAACCACTACTACAGAACGTATTCTGTTTTATACCGGTGTAAGTCATAAGATTGGTGAAGTGCATGATGGCGCTGCCACTATGGACTGGATGGAGCAGGAGCAGGAGCGTGGTATAACAATTACCTCGGCTGCAACTACTTGTACATGGGAATTCCCTACAGAAAATGGAAAGCCTACGGCAGATGCCAAAGGATATCACTTTAATATTATAGATACCCCAGGTCACGTTGATTTTACCGTAGAGGTAAATCGTTCATTACGTGTGTTGGATGGTTTGGTTTTCTTGTTTAGTGCTGTTGATGGTGTTGAACCACAATCAGAGACTAATTGGAGATTGGCCGATAACTATAAAGTGCCACGTATAGGTTTTGTTAACAAAATGGACCGTCAAGGGTCCAACTTTCTAAACGTTTGTAATCAAGTAAAAACGATGCTTGGTTCTAATGCTGTTCCAATTGTATTGCCAATTGGAGACGAGGCTGATTTTAAAGGAATTGTCGACTTGGCCAAGAACAGGGCTATAGTTTGGCATGATGATAACTTTGGTTCAACGTTTGATGTTGTTGATATTCCGGAAGAAATGAAAGCTGAAGTTAAGGAGTATAGAGCTGCTTTGATCGAGGCTGTTGCGGAGTATGATGAAGAGTTGATGGAGAAATTCTTTGAAGATGAAGATTCTATCACCGAGGAAGAAGTGCATGCTGCACTTAGAGCTGCGGTAATGGATAGAGCTATCATTCCTATGATTTGTGGTTCTTCATTTAAGAATAAAGGAGTTCAATTCTTATTGGATGCTGTTTGTCGTTACTTGCCATCACCTATAGATAAAGATGATATTGTAGGTACCGATCCAAATACTGGTAATGAAATTACTAGAAAACCTGATTCAAAAGAGCCGTTTTCTGCCTTGGCCTTTAAAATTGCCACTGACCCTTTTGTAGGTCGTTTGGCATTCTTTAGAGCGTACTCAGGTCGTTTAGATGCTGGTTCTTATATATTGAACAATCGTTCAGGTAAAAAAGAACGTATTTCACGTATCTATCAAATGCATTCCAATAAGCAGAATGCTATTGATTATATAGAAGCTGGAGATATAGGTGCGGCGGTTGGATTTAAGGATATTAAGACTGGGGATACTATGTCTTCGGAGAAGCATCCTATTATCCTTGAAAGCATGGACTTTCCTGATCCGGTAATTGGTATTGCTGTTGAGCCTAAGACTAAGGCTGATGTTGATAAATTGGGTATGGCTTTGGCTAAATTGGCCGAAGAGGATCCTACTTTTCAGGTAAAAACGGATGAGGCTTCAGGGCAGACCATTATATCTGGAATGGGTGAGCTTCACTTAGATATTATTGTTGATCGTTTACGTCGTGAGTTTAAGGTTGAGGTGAACCAAGGTGAGCCACAAGTTGAATATAAAGAAGCGCTTACTAAAATGGCTGCTCACAGAGAGACTTACAAGAAGCAATCTGGTGGTCGAGGTAAGTTTGGGGATATTGTATTTGAGATGAGTCCTGCGGATGAAGATTTCGAAGGAACTGGATTGCAGTTTATTGATGAGATAAAAGGTGGTCGTATTCCAAAAGAATTTATTCCATCGGTTGAGAAAGGATTTAAGGCTGCAATGAAAAACGGACCTTTAGCTGGATTTGAAATGGATACCATGAAAGTCACGTTGAAAGATGGATCTTTCCACCCTGTGGATTCTGATGCACTTTCTTTCGAATTGGCTGCAAAAATGGGCTACAAAGCTGCTGGTAAAGCTGCAGGTGCTGTGATTATGGAGCCAATCATGAAGATTGAGGTGCTTACACCTGAAGAAAACATGGGTGATATAGTAGGTGACTTGAATAGAAGACGTGGAACAATCAGTGATATGAGTGATAGAGCTGGTGCTAAAGTCGTAAAAGGAACCGTACCGCTTTCAGAAATGTTCGGTTATGTTACTTCCCTAAGAACTTTGTCTTCAGGTAGAGCAACGTCAACTATGGAATTCTCGCACTATGCGGAAACTCCATCGAGCATATCAGAAGAGGTAATTAAATCAGTAAAAGGAGTAACCGCTTAATTTTTCAGCAAGATGAGTCAAAAAATTAGAATAAAACTTAAATCTTACGATCACAATTTAGTGGATAAATCTGCTGAGAAGATTGTAAAAACAGTTAAGACAACCGGTGCTGTGGTTACTGGGCCAATCCCATTGCCAACGCACAAAAAGATATTTACGGTTTTGCGTTCGCCACACGTGAACAAGAAATCAAGAGAGCAATTCCAGTTGAGTTCTTATAAGAGATTATTGGATATTTACAGTTCTTCTTCAAAAACCATTGATGCTTTAATGAAATTAGAGCTTCCGAGTGGTGTAGAAGTCGAAATAAAAGTATAAATTTGCACGCCTTTTAAGAGAGAGGCAGACATGTCCGGAGCTGCGTGCGATGGAAAAACGGGAATAAGAAAAATATCTGGGTCACAGAATCTTTTCTTTGACCCAATTTTTTTGCCAAGAAATTGGTGTAATAAAAAAGTAAACAATTAATAATTATATATATGTCTGGGTTAATAGGAAGAAAAATCGGTATGACCAGCATCTTCGACGAGAATGGAAAGAATATTCCATGCACCGTTCTTGAAGCTGGACCATGCGTGGTTACCCAAGTCAGAACCGAAGAGGTTGACGGGTACAGTGCCCTTCAGCTTGGTTTCGATGACAAGGCAGAAAAACGTGCAAACAAGGCTGAACTTGGTCATGTTAAAAAAGCAGGTGCTTCTCCAAAGAAGAAAGTCGTTGAATTCCGAGATTTTGAAGGTGAACATAAATTAGGTGACACTTTGGGTGTTGATCTTTTTATGGAAGGTGAATTTGTAGATGTAATAGGTACATCAAAAGGAAAAGGTTTTCAAGGTGTTGTTAAAAGACACGGCTTTGCCGGAGTTGGTCAAGCAACCCACGGTCAGCATAACAGACTAAGAGCTCCTGGTTCCATTGGTGCAGCGTCTTATCCAGCTCGCGTTTTCAAAGGAATGAAAATGGCAGGTAGAATGGGTGGAGGAAGAGTAACAGTTCAAAACTTGAAAGTATTAAAAGTGGTTCCGGAGAAAAACCTTATTGTAGTAAAAGGTTGTGTTCCAGGTCATAAGAATGCTTACGTAACAATTGAGAAGTAATGAAGGTTGCAGTTTTAGATATTAAAGGAAAAGAAACGGGAAGAAAGGTTGAGCTTTCTGACGATGTTTTCGCTATAGAACCTAATGAGCATGCCATCTATTTAGATGTTAAGCGATATTTAGCACACCAAAGACAGGGTACTCACAAAGCTAAAGAGAGAGCTGAGATAGCGGGTAGTACCAGAAAGATAAAAAAACAGAAAGGAACGGGTACCGCAAGGGCTGGTAGTATTAAATCTCCTGTTTTTAGAGGTGGTGGTAGAATTTTTGGTCCTAGACCGAAAGATTACCAACAAAAATTAAACAAGAATGTTAAGCGTTTGGCAAGGAAATCTGCCTTAACATTAAAGTCAAAAGACAAAGCTTTGGTTGTTGTTGAAGACTTCAATTTTGAAGCTCCTAAAACCAAGGATTTTAAAGCGTTTTTGACCTCTCTTGGAATAGAAAATAAAAAGTCTCTTATAGTGTTGGGCGATTCAAATAATAATGTATATTTGTCGTCGCGCAATTTGGAGCGTTCCGAAGTTGTAAATAGCTCAGAATTAAGTACTTACAAGATTATTAATGCTGGTAAGGTAGTACTGACCGAAAGCGCTTTGGAAGGAATAGAATCGAACCTAAAGAAATAAGAATATCATGAGTGTGTTGATAAAACCAATCATTACGGAAAAAATGACCGCGGACAGCGAGCTTTTCAATCGTTATGGTTTCTATGTTGACCCAAAGGCCAACAAACTTCAGATCAAAGAAGCGGTTGAGACTACCTATGGTGTTTCTGTGGATAAAGTACGTACCATGAACTATGGTCCAAATCGTAAGAGTCGCTATACAAAAACAGGAATCCAACACGGAAAAACAAACGCCTTGAAAAAAGCGATTGTTGATGTGGCGGAAAGCGATATTATTGATTTTTACAGTAATCTATAAAGACAAGAAATGTCAGTTAGAAAATTAAAACCGATAACCCCTGGACAGCGTTTTAGAGTAGTAAACGGATTTGACGCGATTACTACTGATAAGCCGGAGAAAAGCTTGCTTGCTCCGTTAAAAAAGTCTGGTGGTAGGAACAGTCAAGGAAAAATGACCATTCGCCATAGAGGTGGAGGGCATAAAAGAAGATATCGTGTTATCGACTTCAAAAGAGATAAGCAGGGTGTTGATGCTACTATTGTATCAATCCAGTACGATCCTAACAGAACTGCATTTATCGCACTAGTTGAATATAAAGATGGCGAGAAGAGATATGTGGTTGCTCAAAATGGAATGCAGGTAGGTCAGAAGATTTCTTCTGGTACTAAGGCTGCTCCAGAAATTGGAAATGCACTTCCTTTAGGTGAAATTCCATTGGGTACCATTATTTCTTGTATTGAACTAAGACCAGGTCAAGGAGCTGTAATGGCAAGAAGTGCTGGTACTTTTGCGCAATTAATGGCAAAAGATGGAAAATTTGTTACCATTAAACTGCCATCTGGTGAAACACGTATGATATTGGCCAATTGTTTGGCTACTATTGGAGCTGTTTCTAACTCTGACCACCAATTATTGGTATCTGGTAAAGCCGGTAGAAGCAGATGGTTGGGTAGAAGACCAAGAACTAGGCCAGTAGCTATGAACCCTGTTGATCACCCAATGGGTGGTGGTGAAGGAAGGGCTTCTGGAGGTCATCCAAGATCTAAGAACGGTATTCCTGCTAAAGGATTTAGAACGCGTTCCAAGACAAAAGATACAAATAGATATATCATAGAACGTAGAAAGAAATAAAAGTAAAAGCAAATGGCACGTTCATTAAAAAAAGGACCTTACGTTCATCATAGTCTGGAAAAGAAAGTCCAGAATAATATAGATTCAGGTAAGAAAACGGTTATCAAAACATGGTCTAGAGCCTCAATGATAACGCCAGATTTCGTAGGACAAACTATAGCTGTGCATAATGGGAGACAATTTGTTCCTGTTTATGTAACGGAAAACATGGTAGGTCACAAGCTTGGAGAATTTTCACCTACAAGATCCTTTAGAGGTCATGCAGGAGCTAAAAACAAAGGAAAAAAGTAAGTAAGCTATGGGAGTTCGAAAAAAACAAATGGCCGAAAGGTTGAAGGAAGAGAAAAAGCAACTTGCTTTTGCAAAGCTTAACAACTGCCCTACCTCACCAAGAAAGATGCGTTTAGTAGCTGACTTGATTAGAGGAAAGCAGATAGAAATGGCACTTGCAATTTTAAAGTTCAATTCAAAAGAAGCTTCTAGAAAGTTGGAGAAACTTTTGCTTTCTGCAATTGCTAACTGGGAAGCTAAGAATGAGGATGCAAGTATTGAAGATGCGGACCTTTTTATAAAGGAAATCCGTGTGGATGGCGGTACTATGTTGAAAAGATTGCGTCCAGCACCACAAGGTAGAGCACATAGAATTAGAAAACGTTCCAATCATGTTACCATGGTTTTGGAATCTAATAACAACGTTCAAAGCTAGAGTATAATATGGGACAGAAAACCAATCCGATAGGAAATCGCTTAGGAATTATCAGAGGATGGGAATCCAACTGGTACGGCGGTAAAGATTACGGCGATAAGCTGGCTGAGGATGATAAAATAAGAAAATACATCCACGCACGTTTGGCGAAAGCAAGTGTGTCAAGGGTTATTATTGAAAGAACTTTAAAACTTATTACCATTACTATTACTACGGCAAGACCAGGTATTATTATTGGTAAAGGGGGCCAGGAAGTTGATAAGCTGAAAGAGGAGCTTAAGAAAATTACTGGTAAAGAAGTTCAAATCAATATTCATGAAATCAAAAGACCTGAGCTTGATGCCAATTTGGTAGCTGCAAGTGTTGCTAGACAGATTGAGAGCAGAATTTCATATAGACGTGCTATTAAAATGGCAGTTGCAGCAGCAATCCGTATGAATGCAGAAGGTATTAAGATTCAGATTTCTGGACGTTTGAACGGAGCTGAAATGGCACGTTCTGAGTCTTATAAAGAAGGAAGAATCCCTTTGTCAACTTTCCGTGCAGATGTAGATTATGCTTTACATGAGGCGCACACTACGTACGGAAGATTGGGAATCAAAGTTTGGATTATGAAGGGTGAGGTTTATGGTAAAAGAGAACTTTCCCCATTAGTAGGATTGTCCAAAGGTCAAGGAAAAGGCGGCAAACAAGATGGTAAAAAACCACAACGTCGTAGAAAGTAATAAGATAAAGTAAAGGTAAAATGTTACAGCCAAAAAGAACAAAATTTCGTAAAGCCCAGAAGGGACGTATGAAAGGAGACTCCCAAAGAGGGCACCAACTTTCCAATGGAATGTTTGGTATTAAGTCCTTGGATTCACACTTCATCACTTCTCGTCAGATAGAAGCTGCACGTATTGCTGCGACAAGGTACATGAAAAGGCAAGGTCAACTGTGGATTAAAATATTCCCGGACAAACCTATCACTAAAAAGCCTCTTGAAGTACGTATGGGTAAAGGTAAAGGTGCTCCTGAATATTTTGTTGCAGTTGTTAAGCCAGGAAGAATCATGTTTGAGGTAGCTGGAGTTCCAATGGATGTTGCAAAAGAAGCATTGAGGCTTGCGGCGCAAAAATTACCAGTGAAGACTAAGTTTATCGTAGCAAGGGATTATTCCGCTTAATTTTTAATTGAGAAGAAGATGAAACAATCAGAGATAAAAGAACTTTCAATTGAAGAGCTAAAAGAAAGATTAGCTGAGCATAAAAAACAACACGCTGATTTGAAAGTAGCGCATTCAGTTACTCCTTTGGAAAATCCTTTACAGATAAGAAAAACGAGAAGGACGGTAGCAAGACTTGCAACAGAATTAACAAAAAGGGAATTACAATAATTGGTTCTGCCTTATGGAAAAAAGAAATTTAAGAAAAGAAAGAATAGGGGTTGTTACCAGCAATAAAATGGAGAAATCGATTGTGGTTGCTGAAGTAAAGCGAGTAAAGCACCCTATGTACGGTAAGTTCGTTTTGAAGACCAAGAAGTACGTTGCCCATGATGAAAAGAATGATTGCAAGGAAGGTGACACTGTTAAAATAATGGAAACAAGACCATTGAGTAAGACTAAATGTTGGAGACTGGTTGAAATCCTTGAAAGAGCTAAATAATTATGTTACAGCAAGAATCTAGATTAAAGGTCGCGGACAACACCGGTGCAAAAGAAGTTTTGACCATTCGTGTGCTTGGAGGAACAAAAAGAAGATATGCTTCATTGGGAGATAAGATTGTGGTGACTGTTAAAGAAGCCGCCCCCAATGGTACTGTAAAAAAAGGTTCTGTTTCAACAGCTGTTGTGGTTCGTACAAAGAAAGAAGTAAGAAGACCGGATGGCTCTTACATCCGTTTTGATGACAACGCATGTGTGTTATTGAATCCAACAGGTGAAATGAGAGGAACTAGGGTTTTTGGACCAGTTGCCAGAGAGCTTAGGGACAAGCAGTTCATGAAGATTGTTTCATTAGCTCCAGAGGTGCTTTAAAAGAAATATCAGAAAGATGAAGTTGAAAATAAAAACAGGAGATACGGTAAGGGTCGTTGCGGGAGACCACAAAGGCACTGAGGGCAAAGTACTTCAGCTTGACCGTGAAAAGAACAAAGCTATCGTGGAAGGAGCCAATATAGTCTCTAAGCACGAAAAGCCGAGTGCAAAGAATCCTCAAGGAGGAATTGTAAAAAAAGAAGCTCCTATCCATGTTTCCAACCTTTCGTTGATCGATCCAAAATCTGGAGAGAATACACGAGTAGGGTATGAAGTGAGAGATGGAAAGAAAGTTAGATTTGCGAAGAAATCCAATGAAGTAATTTAGTTATGAGTTACATTCCAAGATTAAAGACAGAATATAAGGAACGTGTTGTAAAGGCATTGTCCGAAGAGTTTGGTTACAAAAATGTAATGCAAGTTCCAAAGTTGGAGAAGATAGTTGTCAGCCGTGGGGTTGGTGCTGCCGTATCTGACAAGAAACTTATCGATCATGCGGTTGATGAGTTGTCGAATATTACTGGGCAAAAGGCGATTGCTACCCTTTCAAAAAAGGATGTTGCTTCCTTTAAATTGAGAAAAGGTATGCCAATTGGTGCCAAAGTAACTCTTAGAGGTGAAAGAATGTATGAGTTCTTGGATAGATTGATTACATCTGCACTTCCTAGAGTACGTGATTTTCAAGGGATAAAGGCTACAGGTTTTGATGGAAGGGGTAATTATAACCTTGGTGTTACGGAGCAAATCATTTTCCCAGAGATCAATATTGATAAAATCAACAGAATTAACGGTATGGATATCACATTCGTTACTTCTGCAGACACAGATAAAGAAGCTAAATCATTGTTAACCGAATTGGGATTACCCTTTAAAAAGAACTAAGTATGGCTAAGGAATCAATGAAAGCCCGTGAGGTAAAAAGGGCTAAAACGGTAGCAAAATATGCTGAAAAGAGAAAGGCTTTGAAAGAAGCGGGTGATTATGAAGCTTTACAAAAGCTTCCTAAGAACGCATCTCCAGTACGTATGCGTAACCGATGCAAATTGACTGGAAGACCAAGAGGGTATATGAGAACATTTGGTATATCTAGGGTTACTTTTAGGGAAATGGCCAATCAAGGTTTGATCCCGGGAGTTAAAAAAGCAAGTTGGTAAACAGATAAAGAAAAGAAATGCTTACAGATCCAATTTCAGATTATTTGACCAGAATTAGAAATGCCAGTAGTGCAGGTCATAGGGTAGTGGATATTCCCGCTTCCAATCTAAAAAGACAGATTACCAAAATATTGTTCGATCAAGGATATATTTTGAGCTACAAGTTCGAGGATAACAAAGTTCAAGGGAACATTAAAATTGCCTTGAAGTATGATAAGTTTACCAAAGAGCCGGTTATTAAAAAATTGCAAAGGGTAAGTAAACCTGGACTACGTAAATATGCAGGTTCAGGTGAATTGCCAAGAGTTCTTAACGGTTTGGGTGTTGCTATTGTTTCAACATCTCACGGAGTTATGACAAGCAAACAAGCTAAGCAAGATAACGTAGGTGGCGAAGTTTTGTGCTACGTTTATTAATTGAGTAAAGAGAAAAAAAATGTCTAGAATAGGTAACAATCCAATTACAATTCCTGATGGAGTCACTATAGAAGTGAACGAGAATGTAGTTACCGTTAAAGGTAAGTTGGGAGAACTGTCTCAAGAATTTTCAGGGGTTACAGTTAAGGTTGAAGATGGAAGCATTCATGTGGCAAGACCCTCTGATTCCAAAGAGCATAAAGCCAAGCACGGTCTTTACAGATCATTGTTTTTGAATATGGTTGAAGGAGTTTCCAAAGGATGGACCAAAG is a genomic window of Flagellimonas sp. CMM7 containing:
- the rpsL gene encoding 30S ribosomal protein S12; its protein translation is MPTISQLVRKGRVTITKKSKSAALDSCPQRRGVCTRVYTTTPKKPNSAMRKVARVRLTNGKEVNAYIPGEGHNLQEHSIVLVRGGRVKDLPGVRYHIVRGALDTAGVAGRTQRRSKYGAKRPKK
- a CDS encoding SusC/RagA family TonB-linked outer membrane protein; the protein is MRTKLNGLLTLLLAFVVQISFAQDKTISGNVTDSDGLPLPGVNIVVEGTTNGTQTDFDGNYAISASQGQALLFTYIGQKPARRTVGAESVVNVQMQEDAQALEEVVVTALGIKREKQALGYAVTEVGSEELEQRAEGDVARVLQGKASGVQITQQSGLSGSGTNIIIRGQTTFSGSNQALFIVDGVPFSTDTNPSGRNGSRQDFVNGNNGSSRFLDLDPNSIESVNVLKGLAAATLYGSQGRNGVILITTKGGSTQQGPKKTEITVNSSVFFNEIASLPDYQDVYGNGFDQNFGWFFSNWGPAFAEGGASGYGNQPAIDENATLAHPYSTSTAAIQAAFPEFQGARYDWRPYDSVKNFFKTGTVSNTSINVRGTSDDGKVGYNMNYGYLKDNGFTPNNSVNRNTLSVGGRAILSNKFTINGTLNYARTKFVSPPVALSQGNGATGTGSSVFGDLWFTPRSIDVIGLPFQDPVTGGSVYYRQNNSIQHPLWTVNNAETNQETNRVFGQATVQYEINDNLNIVYRAGVDVYSEGNTNFQNKGGINSNSGDVRLASGIYETWNNTNTIWDHNLVLNGDYDITEKIGSTFNIGATTRREEFNQQGVASDGQQVFGVLRHFNFLNQNEIQQTSERNIAGVYAQADFDYDNFLYLTLAGRNDWVSNFSKDNRSQFYPSASISFIPTAAIDGLKSENVLNYLKIRGGIGVSANFDVLTSNFPVANTLTLDTQDAQDGSGQNIVTNTTGIRLGNPDLSPETLQEIEVGIESRWWDSRITLDASVYQRKTNDLILDRPLDPATGFTVTATNIGEIESEGVEIDLGVNWIRAKEEGGFDWTTNLNFTAYETTVNDLGLDTDQVVFSGFSNLGNAAIEGEAFGVFFGSKILTDDNGDFVVGADGNYVQDPNDGIIGDPNPDWVANVRNSISYKNFTFGFQWNYTQGGDVYSSTISTLLGRGLITETIDRENTFILPGVDADGNVNNRQINNSTYFFSNLLFGPNELQVYDATTVRLQEASFSYSLPSKFLDKTPFGALTFTVSGNNLWYRAINTPKGANFDPNTNGTGVGNGFGFDFINGPSSRRYGFSVKATF
- the rpsG gene encoding 30S ribosomal protein S7 — its product is MRKRQAKKRPLLPDPRFNDQLVTRFVNMMMWDGKKSVAFKVFYDAIDIVEEKNTDEEKTALELWKDALSNVMPHVEVRSRRVGGATFQIPMQIRPDRKISTAMKWLISYSRKRNEKSMAQKLAAEVLAAAKEEGAAVKKRVDTHKMAEANKAFSHFRF
- the fusA gene encoding elongation factor G; translation: MSRDLKFTRNIGIAAHIDAGKTTTTERILFYTGVSHKIGEVHDGAATMDWMEQEQERGITITSAATTCTWEFPTENGKPTADAKGYHFNIIDTPGHVDFTVEVNRSLRVLDGLVFLFSAVDGVEPQSETNWRLADNYKVPRIGFVNKMDRQGSNFLNVCNQVKTMLGSNAVPIVLPIGDEADFKGIVDLAKNRAIVWHDDNFGSTFDVVDIPEEMKAEVKEYRAALIEAVAEYDEELMEKFFEDEDSITEEEVHAALRAAVMDRAIIPMICGSSFKNKGVQFLLDAVCRYLPSPIDKDDIVGTDPNTGNEITRKPDSKEPFSALAFKIATDPFVGRLAFFRAYSGRLDAGSYILNNRSGKKERISRIYQMHSNKQNAIDYIEAGDIGAAVGFKDIKTGDTMSSEKHPIILESMDFPDPVIGIAVEPKTKADVDKLGMALAKLAEEDPTFQVKTDEASGQTIISGMGELHLDIIVDRLRREFKVEVNQGEPQVEYKEALTKMAAHRETYKKQSGGRGKFGDIVFEMSPADEDFEGTGLQFIDEIKGGRIPKEFIPSVEKGFKAAMKNGPLAGFEMDTMKVTLKDGSFHPVDSDALSFELAAKMGYKAAGKAAGAVIMEPIMKIEVLTPEENMGDIVGDLNRRRGTISDMSDRAGAKVVKGTVPLSEMFGYVTSLRTLSSGRATSTMEFSHYAETPSSISEEVIKSVKGVTA